DNA from Cyanobacteria bacterium FACHB-DQ100:
GTGTTGCTGATTTGGGCAGTCGTCCAGCGTTCAGAAGCGATTCAAAAATTGATGTTGATCTACTGGCGCGTCTCCAGTTTACTGGCGATCACCGTGTATTTGTTAATCGGAGTTTTGCCGATCGGCTTTGTCTCCGGCTGGCTGGCGCGGATCTTAATTCCGCTGGGTCTGTGGTACTGGGTGGACTTGAACGAAGAAATCCGCGATTCGCCGCCGAGTGCCTTGAAGCTTTCGGTTGTGTCTTGGCGTTGGGCAGTATCGCTGTACTGCGTTTTGGGAGCGATCGGACAGATTCCCGTCTTGCGCTGTGCCACGCTTGCCAGTCAACAGATTCTAAATGATGGTGCTTGTCGAGTTTGGCTTGATCCACCTTTCCTGTTCCGCGAATATTTTCATGGGGGAGTCAGACCGTTTGTGCTCGGATTTTTTGGCATCCTCGGACTGGTGATTTACGTGCTGTATCTCGGCTATTTTGTTTTCTTCCGGTTAGGCAAGCGCAAGCGGACGGCGATCGAGAATTAAGTTTACCTGTTCTTTTTTGGGGTTCATGAAACATTCCATTGGGCATCGTTTAGAGCAATACACGATTAAGTGTCCGAATGAGGTCTTGTTGTTGTCGATCGAAATTGAGGGTCAGCCGGATCAAGTTGCGATATTTAAGGGATTTTCTAGTTCGCTAATGAATCCGACTTCGTTTGATCCAGATGTCCCGGTTTTACCGGATTCTGCGGTGATTCAATCGATCGATCGGCTAGAAAGTCCCTATAACCCAAACGCGCCGCGCTATGTGGAACAGGGACTAAGCTGGGACGCATTTCAGCGATTGCTGGATGCAGTGGGAATCTAACTAAGCGGCTAAAGAAGAACTAGCGCTGAAGTTAGAGTGACAGGGGTGCGATCGAATAACGTCAATTGTGTGAGGATGTGAACAACTTATGGTGTCATTGCCAACCAAGGCTGAGTTGCTTAGCCGTCTTTCGTCTCGTCCCCAGATTCATCATTGGGATGCGCTGCCGCTCCCAGAGTCTGCACTGTTTGGAACCGATGGTATTCGAGGAAAAGCAGGAGAGTTATTAACTGCGCCGCTCGCCATGCAGGTTGGCTACTGGGCAGGGCAAGTGTTGGGATCGGGCAATCATGCGCCTGTGATCATCGGTCAGGATTCGCGCAATTCGAGCAATATGCTAGCAATGGCGCTTTCTGCTGGATTGACTGCTGCTGGAATTGAGGTGTGGGACTTGGGTTTGTGTCCGACTCCGGTGGTGGCACATTTGACGCATCACAGTGAAGCGATCGGCGGTGTGATGATCTCTGCCAGCCACAATCCGCCCGAAGATAACGGCATTAAATTCTTCAATTCGGATGGCTCGAAGCTGGCGCTAGAACTTCAGCAGCAAATCGAAGCTGGATTGCGGGGTGAAGGCAAAATTGCGACGATTTCCCAGCAGTGGGGACAGCATTTTCATCGTCCAGAGTTGATTAATCATTACATTGACGCGATTCAAACGCCTTTAGTCACAGAATCTGAGCAACCGCTAGCAGGATTGCGCGTTGTCTTAGATTTAGCGTGGGGTGCAGCAACGCGATCGGCAACCGAAGTGTTTCGCGCTTTAGGGGCGGAAGTGATTGCCCTGCATGAAATTCCAGATGGCGATCGCATTAATGTAAACTGCGGTTCTACTCATTTAAATCTGCTGAAAGCGGCGGTGATCGAACAGTCTGCGGATGTCGGATTTGCCTTTGATGGCGATGCCGATCGAGTGTTAGCAGTCGATGCTCAAGGCCGCACGGTGGATGGAGATTACATTCTCTACTTATGGGGACAGCAGCTTTTATCAGCGGGTCAACTTCCAGGGGCGACGATCGTCGCAACCGTAATGTCAAATCTTGGGTTTGAACGTGCCTGGGAAAAGTTGGGCGGACGCTTAATCCGGGCGGCTGTGGGCGATCAGTATGTTCATGCCGAAATGGTGAAATGCGGTGCGGCTCTGGGCGGCGAGCAATCTGGACATATTCTTTGTCCGCAGCATAGCGTCAGTGGCGATGGATTATTAACCGCACTGCATTTAGCGAATTTGATTGTACAATCAGGCGTTTCGCTCTCGCAATTGGTCGATCGCAGTTTCAAAACCTATCCGCAACTGCTGCGGAATGTACGAGTTGAAGATCGAGCCTTACGCATGAACTGGAATAAGAATCAGGCGGTACAGAACGCGATCGCGCAGGCTGAGGCGGCAAT
Protein-coding regions in this window:
- a CDS encoding DUF3177 family protein, yielding MQDVPAWLSSIVWTDYRLAVLFTVILPLVLLIWAVVQRSEAIQKLMLIYWRVSSLLAITVYLLIGVLPIGFVSGWLARILIPLGLWYWVDLNEEIRDSPPSALKLSVVSWRWAVSLYCVLGAIGQIPVLRCATLASQQILNDGACRVWLDPPFLFREYFHGGVRPFVLGFFGILGLVIYVLYLGYFVFFRLGKRKRTAIEN
- a CDS encoding phosphoglucosamine mutase, encoding MVSLPTKAELLSRLSSRPQIHHWDALPLPESALFGTDGIRGKAGELLTAPLAMQVGYWAGQVLGSGNHAPVIIGQDSRNSSNMLAMALSAGLTAAGIEVWDLGLCPTPVVAHLTHHSEAIGGVMISASHNPPEDNGIKFFNSDGSKLALELQQQIEAGLRGEGKIATISQQWGQHFHRPELINHYIDAIQTPLVTESEQPLAGLRVVLDLAWGAATRSATEVFRALGAEVIALHEIPDGDRINVNCGSTHLNLLKAAVIEQSADVGFAFDGDADRVLAVDAQGRTVDGDYILYLWGQQLLSAGQLPGATIVATVMSNLGFERAWEKLGGRLIRAAVGDQYVHAEMVKCGAALGGEQSGHILCPQHSVSGDGLLTALHLANLIVQSGVSLSQLVDRSFKTYPQLLRNVRVEDRALRMNWNKNQAVQNAIAQAEAAMGNQGRVLVRASGTEPVIRVMVEAENAELATYWTEQLVSTVQRHLTVEKHLS